The Daucus carota subsp. sativus chromosome 9, DH1 v3.0, whole genome shotgun sequence genome window below encodes:
- the LOC108200823 gene encoding valerianol synthase TPS8-like: MGSQSRPIAAAYGPDIWGDKFTSIPRDFELWEAYSRESDLLKNEVRSMLVSAGGEWTDKLILINTIERLGVGYHFSEYIEDTLAEMHNAHAKIESYEKYDLFTTALYFRILRQHGHRVTSEIFNKYKEMDGNFNEAITRDPMGLLSLYEAAHLRTHGEALLDEALTFSTYHLKSMVKSRDSDSVARLAMHALEQPLHKGVQILEAKHFIFYYEECPSRNDVLLKFAKLNFNLVQMLYKQELSLLLRWWADIGFESKLPKFRSRVVGAYFWAVGSAYEPHYALARIMYAKTALALTFNNDLYDAYGIMDELNEYTKAIERLSVDCIEGLPEHSKICYTTNLNIMSEFEEDIVKHGGYYDVSDFKEEFKTSMLAYHQEAVWREKNYVPPLKEYLVNGEVSSCLSVLGISVIMGMGHADTIQACKWVRTIPKAVLAAERQGRIINDIVGYEDEHNRPHVATSIDCYMKEYGVSKEEAVVKLYEMIEDTWKDINEEFFRPTKVESPYITIFLDQMRVFGFTYNNREGYTHTETMKDDIEFLLMDPIKI, translated from the exons ATGGGCAGCCAGTCTCGGCCAATAGCTGCAGCTTATGGTCCTGATATATGGGGCGACAAATTCACTTCCATCCCCAGAGATTTCGAG TTATGGGAAGCTTATTCCAGAGAAAGTGACTTGCTGAAAAATGAAGTAAGGAGCATGCTTGTGTCTGCTGGTGGAGAATGGACAGACAAACTTATTCTGATTAATACAATTGAACGCTTAGGAGTCGGCTACCACTTCTCTGAGTACATTGAAGACACGCTGGCTGAAATGCACAATGCCCATGCAAAGATAGAATCTTATGAAAAGTATGATCTGTTCACTACAGCACTCTACTTTCGAATCCTTAGACAGCACGGTCACAGGGTCACGTCAG AGatatttaacaaatacaaaGAAATGGATGGAAATTTCAATGAAGCTATTACAAGAGACCCTATGGGTTTGCTAAGCTTGTATGAAGCAGCTCATTTGAGAACACACGGAGAAGCTTTGTTAGACGAGGCTCTAACTTTCTCGACGTACCACCTCAAGTCTATGGTGAAATCTAGGGATTCTGATTCAGTAGCTCGGCTTGCCATGCATGCACTGGAGCAGCCTTTACACAAGGGCGTCCAGATACTGGAGGCTAAGCATTTTATCTTTTACTATGAGGAGTGTCCATCAAGGAATGATGTGCTACTCAAGTTTGCGAAGCTAAATTTTAATCTGGTGCAAATGTTGTATAAGCAAGAATTATCCCTTCTCCTAAG GTGGTGGGCGGATATAGGCTTCGAATCCAAACTTCCCAAATTTCGGAGCAGGGTTGTTGGAGCATACTTTTGGGCTGTAGGAAGTGCATATGAACCTCACTATGCATTGGCCCGGATCATGTACGCGAAGACTGCTTTGGCCCTTACATTTAATAATGATCTCTATGATGCATATGGTATAATGGATGAACTGAACGAATATACCAAGGCCATCGAACG GTTAAGTGTTGATTGTATTGAAGGACTTCCCGAGCACTCCAAAATATGCTATACCACGAATCTGAACATCATGAGTGAATTTGAGGAAGATATTGTGAAACATGGAGGTTATTATGATGTTTCAGATTTCAAAGAGGAG TTTAAAACAAGTATGTTAGCATATCATCAAGAGGCTGTGTGGCGTGAAAAGAACTATGTGCCACCACTTAAAGAATATCTTGTGAACGGAGAAGTATCATCCTGCTTAAGCGTTCTGGGAATATCAGTTATTATGGGAATGGGACATGCTGACACAATTCAGGCATGCAAATGGGTAAGAACAATACCAAAAGCTGTTCTCGCCGCAGAAAGGCAGGGACGAATAATCAACGACATAGTCGGCTATGAG GATGAACACAACAGGCCACATGTTGCTACATCAATTGATTGTTACATGAAGGAATACGGGGTTTCAAAGGAAGAAGCCGTGGTGAAGCTATACGAAATGATTGAAGACACATGGAAGGACATAAATGAGGAATTCTTTAGGCCAACAAAAGTCGAAAGTCCTTACATCACTATATTTCTTGATCAAATGAGAGTTTTCGGTTTTACCTACAATAACAGAGAGGGATACACCCATACTGAAACAATGAAGGATGATATCGAGTTCCTCCTCATGGATCCCATAAAAATATGA